The Brachypodium distachyon strain Bd21 chromosome 4, Brachypodium_distachyon_v3.0, whole genome shotgun sequence nucleotide sequence gacaagagttatgaaacggagggagtactaatgtTGGTCAATTCCATAAAGATGTGGGTCAATACTGCCAAATTAGGGACATTGCTAATGAGCTCAAATGTTGCACCACCAACAGGTACTCGCATGTCTCAGCAGACAGTATAAGGGTGATAACATAACCATCTCCCTACTAACTCTTTATCTtacagaagaaaaatacaGGCCTAATCTTACATGAGCAGGTTACCTACATAAAGGCCTAGtaataaacatgcatgatCCAAAAGGGTTCAAGACTCCGATACAACATTCGTCCCCAACACTTCGAATTTTGGGTCAGACTCTAGTTGTCATAGTACACATATAAGACCATTATGGCCTCACATTACAGGAAAAACTGCCTCCCGCAAACAATGTAATGCAAATAGAGAATCAACCAACGAAATCATCGACGGGGAGCAGCGGGTACATGATGTTGCGACTTTCAGGCAGTAGAAGTATCTCCATTCTGAGCATCCTCTATCTTGGGTTTCAGTTCATCAGACGCATTTACTTCTCCTGGAGAACTTTCTGCTTTCCTCTTCCGGGTTAGCTCCGCCTCTACTGATCCAAATGGATCAGCGGCATGAGAAACTTGTTCACTTGCCTGACCCTCATGTGTTGGAGGAGCTGCCCAGGATATGGGGTTCGCTGAAAGAAAAACACCGCATGAGACAGGCAAAGTGGTGAATGCAGTTCCTTTGAATAAACCAGCCTGTAGCAGATAGACATGCTACAGCACAAAGGTCCACTCGAGAGAAGGTATTTTACTAGAGTGAGGAAACAAATCTAGCAAAGTTACAAGACAGATTCCTACGGTCACAGTATCATTAAACACTAAGTACCAATCTGCACTTACCAAACTAGTCATGAAAAGCCCCGGATACGATGCATCTAATGAGTGACAACAATAGCCAACTTTGTAAATATAAATGGCTGGAGTTATATCTAGAGAAGTATCGTCCTACTAGTGCCTACATTGTAGATCTCAGGTCGTTACAGGAGGTACCAATGGTACCCGGTAGTAGCCAACACATGTCAAGTAGATTTTAGGAAATTAGTTTTAGTGTTACCGCTGAAGTTGAACTGTTTGGATAAATAAACTTAATCCATGTTTATATGATCACATAACCTAATAAAGCAGTCAGAAACCTAGATAATTATGTGTTCATTTAAAATCGCAGATACACACCTTCCACTGGTTGAAGAGGCTTAGAAGTGATTATGTTTGCTTCATCACTTGGACTCGCTAACTTAGGACGCTTTTTGACATGTTTGACATAGTTCTCCCGAAGAGGTCTAGGTATCTGGAATGAAAATTGAGTTGATTTTACACCCTTCTCACCATACTCTGGATTCTCTTTGAGGTACCTGCAAAGCATGGCATTGAGAATTTGCATGTACAGAAGAGTCACATGCATAAAATTTAGAAACAAAAAGTAGAAATATTACGAAATTGTCTGGGCGCGCATGGTTTTAGACAAGCACCCCTTATCCATTGTTGGATCTGATAAAGGGAGGACTTTCGTCCTTCAGTTGATCTTACACTAGGCTGTAAAAATTTTATGGGCGGGCACCCACACACCCATGCACATGAGTTGAGTTGTAAGCTTTTGCACAATATCGCATGGCGCAcaactcctttttttttacacaatGGACCATTCGCGACTTTCAATCTGTCcttgtgcaaatttgaattGCTTGAATTTCCAGGGATCCCATTGCTATATATGTTTGTACAACACATCAAAGAGAGGCGATCTCAAAGTGCATCATAGCAGACCCATGTGTAGCAATCTTAATTATATACTCATAAGATTTGCAGAATTGGCCGTCCGTTCACCCTAGCTAACGAGGCTACTTCCTAGCTTATTAGGCAATCACTTGATAGCCACCCGTTCAATGTGATACATGTATGTATCCGATCAGGGGCGAACCCAGCCAGGTGATTGGGTGGGGTCCACCCCACCCAATAAATTTGAAAGTCCTTTTATGATAAGTAAAAAATGTAAAATTAGGAGGAAAAGAGAATTGTAGTGTATTTGCCCCACCCAATGTTGAAAATACACTTTTTCCCACCCAATATTGTAAATCTGGGTCCGCCACTGTATCAGATCATCTGATCATAGTTGGTTTGACGAGTACTTTTGAGACAATTATTTTCTCAAATAAATATTGTAAGATAATTCTATTtacaataaaaaaatttaaaaaaatatgagcacataaatattttaaaaactCATGTatgtaatatatatttttaattccATAGCAACACACGTGTATTTAGCTAGTTAGTCTAATGATTCTGGCAAAGGGCGCCCACAGATAAGACAGTAGAATCCCAAAACAGATGCAATGAGCAGAATCTATTTCTAGATTATCTTGGAATACTATTTATTTGCAGTATTAGTTATAAAAATGGGAGAGTAAAACAATATATTATTTGCATTGTAAGTGCATCGTCAAGATGTTGTGGCTTCACATAGAATTTCGAGGAAATAAGACCGGCAGATTATTAAAATGGAATTCAAATGAAAATTTGAGAACAATTGCAGTACATACTTATCAACTTCAACCTGTGACCTCAGTTTCCTCCCGGAAGGAGAAGTATAGTACCTGAAACGAAGATAATGGCTAACGAGCATTACAGAAATTTCAGTAACAGCGAGGAATGTGCAGGTTTATACTAGTACAacatatgaaatgtttttcttgtcctttttctttctaagAGCATAAATATTACCTATTTTATAATTAAAACAATTTAATACTAGAAGCCTGGAAATTTCAGCATTAATCAAGAGGACAGGAGAAGACCTGAGCTACTTATTTTAGTGGGTCCACATTACTTCAATTGTACAACTTTTGTTGTTTGCTTAATCCAGCAGAAGGTAGATGATTTAAGTTACTGCAAATATACCATTCCCGAGCATAAGAATAAAATATTGTAAATTACAATTTAGGGTCTTTTTGGTTTGTACCAATTACAACCCTATCAAAATTTGGTAAGATTTGTcttgccaatttttttggtCAAGGATTCCTTGACCCTCTGCCAATTATTTGACAAGAATCTGTGAGAGAAATGAGATACCTCATTTtggcaaccaaaattttggtagtgaaccaaacaagaacaaaataaGCATAGGCTGCCCATTTTTTGGCATGACTGGCTGGGGTTaccaaccaaacagccccttaGAAAGATGCTAAATTGAATGGGCATGAATCCTATTATGGAACAAATGTGAAATGTCCATTAACTAAGATGGAAAGATATAGCCTCTCATCTTTGCAGCTCATATTACTTGCTGTAATGAGAACTAGGAGGGTCCCTTCCCTTATTTCTACATTTTTCACCACCTCATGTTGCCTTAATTCCCAGCTGCACCATACAATCAGCAGTTGTTTTCGGTCATGCTGCCTGATAAACTAAAGCTATTGGTCTCTCTTTTCTAGTCATCGATGGCGATATTTACACAGGAATCTAGAAAAAGAAGTCTACATGGCAAAACTCTATCATAGAAGAGTTAAACTGCGGCATAGATTAATATCTCCTTTTAGGAATATGCTTCAAAGACAATGAATGTTATGAGAGACGGCACAAGGACCTAGACCTGACCATGACACATGTGACTTGCGGCTGATACTAGAATCAATGCACTATGAACCAAGTGGCCAACCATGCTGGGTCGGCAAAGCTTCTGTAGCAGCAAAAATTAGAAGTATGTGCAGTGTGATTCACTGATACAGACAATTAGTACTATTGCAATGTACTTCCTGTACAAAGTCTTAAAAAATTTGAGTATTGTTTCTAAAAATATGAACAAATTATATTCACATTTAAAAACAATTGGTGGGTCGCATAACTTGGGTCCACCCTGCTCTGCGGCTCTACATGGAGAAGACAAATTATTCCCAGCCTCaaaaacaatgacaagaagTCGTTTATAGAAACATGTCAAGAATAAATGGGTTTTCGTGTTAGATTTGTCTTTCCTTGATTTAGATCGAAGTGATAAGAACAATCCAAATAGGCCTTCTCATACAATTTCTGCACCTTCGAATATGATAAGGGTAATTAAGCGACTAGTGCAATGCAATCTAGCACAAACGAATCATCCATTCTACGTAATTTACTTTGTTAGATCTACTATAATATTGCCTCCTTCCGAGTTCATATGGTATTATGGTGCCCATGctttcaaaatttgattttaACCATCAATTTGACCAATAAAATGTAGCTTATATGCCACAAAATTATTCCACTGGAATCGTATTCAGCAGAAATTTccaatggtataatttttatggtAAATAACTCTTTATTAATTTTTAATTGATGGTCGAAGTTAAAGCTCAAAATGCAAGAGCGCATTATAAACTGGGAAGGATGGAGTAACTATAGTAGAAACTATTGTACTTCCCAACCATTGGCATAGCCAGAGGAGTGCCAGGGTGGTCCATGGACCACCCTGGGATTTTGGTCCAGCCCAATATACTTCTATAATGTCAgcccaaaaaataaaaaagtcaTCCCACAGACAATCTGATACAGTGGGTTTAATCTAAATGGGCTCAAGGCTGAAGCATCGATCGTGTCTCGGAGACTGGACCGTTGATCCATACTTCGCTGATTCCCCTTCTTAGTATATTGACATGTCCTCTAAAAAAAGTATATTGACATGTTACATCGTGGCCAAAAACAATTATTGGACCACCCTGGTTTTAAAACCTAGCTACGCCACTGTTCCCAACATGAACTCTCCATAACTGAGACACAGAGAGGATTGGTCTATGCAACTTATAGAAGGTACGGTGCCGAAATACTCAAtaagaaaatatatttgacAATATACTGATAGCTAGTTGAAAAGGAAAGCATTAACTGTGAAATTATCAAATTAATATAACATACACTAAACAAACTGCAGTAATTCACTTGCTGTTTTTATGTAATTACCCTAAGCATTGAAGACTGGTTTCAACATCTAGAGGAAAGATGGCAGACAACAAATAATGAAATGAATGTCCTAGCAGAAATAACCAGACCAAAGAAAATAGGGCAGTGACTGAAAAGCATTACTCACACATCTGCAAATTTGGTGCCTCCTTCACCTCTTATTCTAATCTGCCTTTCCCATCCATTAGGGGCTCGTGCAATATTGGGTTTATCAATAGCCCAGAGTCTGCTTCCATCCTGAGATATATCTTCGGGGTCATCACATGTTACATCAGGTTTCCACTCACGTGCTCGTTCACACTCAAAAGGTTCCTGTATAATGTGCTCACGTATTTCTTcatatttctcttttgttggAACAAGTCTCCATTTGAAACACTTTGCGCATTGGATAGTGAATGCCCCGATACATGGAGATCCACGGTTTGGCGTATTAGAAGGAGTTGATTGCTGCAAAGATGGGGAATGGTTTTCTCCAAATTCATCTTGCCCTTTATCTGATGTTTCAGACTTTGAAACTACCATTTTATCTAATGCACCTTCAGATGTGAACTCGTCATTGTCAAATTGGTGGCCATCTGTACCAGACAACATTGTCTGGCTCTTCTTCAGTGCTTGAGTAGATTTAGAACTGTCCATTGTTTCTTACACAATTTCCTGGGCTGACTTAGTACCTGCATTTGGTAATCCATAATCATAAGAACTCGTGCTATGACAAAAATGATGTGGAACATGCATATTTTATGGAAATCAGATGCCCACTCACTGATAGATATCGATAAGAAAATCTCGAATCAACTGCAAGATAAATAAAATAACTATATATGTCTCCCTAATAATTACTTTAACTCTGTCCATTTGTTATGTAGCAACATCAGTATGAACACAAAAACCTCCCAAGCACACACGAAATACAAACATGTAGATGAAATATCGCAATCAATGTGCAAAGTACATACAGACTTTGGATTAGTGAAACCAATGTGCAGAACATCAGGCAAATATGAAAGTATATGGTCTGGAAAGTCAATCCTCCTGCAAATTTAACAATTAACGGGAAAGGAATTGGTTAACAGCTAATGTGGAAATTGGAGAACATGGATGGCAATTGGGAACTGCATGTGAATGAGGAAATTGAGGGGATTAAAAGAGATTTGCTCCGTGAAACAGGCTGAACTGTGGTATCAACAGTCCAACAACTATAGTTTTTAGATTTACATTATCATTTAGTAGCCTCTTCAACATAAATTCATAAAGACGTAACTCCGATGGATCCTTTTGCTAAGTCTTATCCAAAAGACACATTTATGGCATCGAAATCACTGCGGTACTAAGGTGATTTAACAATCTGACCTGCTTAAACAAACATACTGATACAAAGGTTAGTACTCAAAACGCAAAGCTCGGACAGCAATAGAGACTTTTTACTACTTCATATGTACCGATCAAGGTTCTAAATCGGACGCTAAATCATTTCGCGGCGGCATCATCTAGCCACAATAGTGCCCGCTATCGCACCGCCACGTACAAAAAATTAGCGACAGATCTAAACTTATCCGTTATATAATGAAAAAATTAATGCAAAATTAGAGATTAGCGTAGATTTCGCGTCAACTGTCATAGCGTCACGCCGATACTTCCTTACCGCTATAGGTTTCTATGGTACCAATAGCTAGAGCGATTGCTCATATCTATGATTCACGGTGCAGCCTTGTCATGTGGGCTTAGGAGCAACTCGACGAGATGCCCAAAAGGGTTCCCCATAGCATTATTTGAGGACTAAGAAACGGGCTCTAACTGGTTCCCCATCGCAACCCCCAGTTTCAGCCGCGCCCCAAATCGCCTTAGGGGCGGCTTCCCTATCCCTGCGCGCAAGATCGGGATTCCAGATCCATCAACGAACTCAAGGGAGCATTACCTCCCGCCAACGTACCTCTTCCCCTTTCCCGTCGCTCTCCTCTACAGCTTGCGTCCCGTCGCCGCCCTCaacaatcccgccgccgccaagaccAGTTGTTGGATCCGTATGGGGATCGATCCGGACGTTGGGGTTGGAGTCGGGGGGAAGTTTGCTGGCCCTGCTCTCGTCTCCGCGGGGGGAGGCGAAGGCAGGCAGCGTTGTGGGGCGTGGGAGTGCCCCTTGCaggcggaggcgacggccAAGGGCGCTGGATCGGGAGTGACCGAGTGAGAGGTCCCAGAGAAATCTGGAGACTCGGCTAGGGctggaataaaaaaaaaagagtggcgAGCTTAGCGAGGAAAACCCAAAGGCCCACTCTGGCATAGCTTTTGCTTCGGCTTCTCGCTTTCAAAAGCCACAAGCTGTCTGTCGAAGACAGCTTCTGGCTTCCAAAGGACCTAGCTGGCTAGCTCCCACAGTcaccagagagagagagtgctTATATAGAACTAAAAGGATTTATTTTTAAGCATCATTGTTTATTTTCAGAGGTGTCTAAGCACGTGTCCAATAAAAACAGACACCATGCTCAAACAAAAATCGTTTATTTTTCAAGACACCTTTCTAAGCACCTTGCATTATATTATGTCCTAAGAGAAACGGAAGCATGCAAAAGTTGTTTCTCTCGTTGCGGATTTAGGTTGTGCCGAAAACTTGACTCAAATTCGGATATAGATCAGTAAATCTGAGCTAGCCTTTTCTCTCGTCGCGTTAACGAGTTCAATGACTCGCCTAACAAGTACAATACTTGTTAAAGTCATTAATATTAATATGTTTATTATTATTTAGCTACATGTTTATTATTTCTACTAACGGTAATATATCATGGTCTTTATTTACACGATTATTAAATCTATTCATGTTAACAACCAACTCGAGTATTTATTGAGTCGGGCGGAGCTGGGACACTCTACTCATTAAATTAACAAGTCGAGTAGGTTTCTTAGCTTATCGAGTTTCGAGAGTGATATCCAAATGTAGTGGGTCCGTTGTAGCACGTTTTAATAAATAGGAGTATCGAATCCAACTAGGAGCCGAAAGAATTGGCATGTCAAATCGACATCTAGGTAACCATAAATGTTGCAAAGATTGTTGTGCAGTAATTGTTTGTGTAACTGAAAACAAACAAGTTTAGAAGTGGCCGACCCTCCAAAAATTGTTTGAggacaaaactgaaattatgGTTAATGATCAAATGTCTCGCATATTTTACTAACCACATGCTTCTATAGTTATTGTTGTAcgaaaccattttttttccttatatGGGTAGAGCCGATGCCAGGTACACGCATATCCTTGTCAATATAGCACTTGTGGTTATATCCAAATAAAGGTAATACCACTGTATCCAAATACCAACCATGTGCAAGACGAATATTAAGGCAAAGCCAGACATCTTTAAGAGTCTAGGTCTCTAACCACTATGTTGTAAATACAATATTCAAGAAACTGTTTCTTCTAAAATCCAGCCTTCCTTCCTCAATTGATTTCATCATGATGTCACCCTCTAAGCCCATAAATAGTGAAGTAGCATGTAGTCGATATTCCTATAACGCCATTAGAGAAAAAACAACACAATGTAGAATAATCTAGCCATCTTAATTACTGCGAAATcatattgttgttgtttctcgacaacaattagagtaaggggtgtcaaaactcgatggcacaagtgcatAAAAATAGGACGTGTACGTCagtcttatagcgaaggtcgccgtacattTGGACAAGGTGACACGTCGATGATTTTTTAATAGGTTTAGTTTACCCTGCGGGTGCGGCCTAGTCCTATGTGTAACATCCCCAGTTTAGCTACTAGTTTATAGGAGTTTTAATGTGCATCACGAGCATTGCATCGCGTCATGCTGAAACCTGAAAATGAGGGGAATTTAAAACCTCGATTTAAACCGCTTGAAATCAAC carries:
- the LOC100832702 gene encoding methyl-CpG-binding domain-containing protein 2 isoform X3 — translated: MDSSKSTQALKKSQTMLSGTDGHQFDNDEFTSEGALDKMVVSKSETSDKGQDEFGENHSPSLQQSTPSNTPNRGSPCIGAFTIQCAKCFKWRLVPTKEKYEEIREHIIQEPFECERAREWKPDVTCDDPEDISQDGSRLWAIDKPNIARAPNGWERQIRIRGEGGTKFADVYLKENPEYGEKGVKSTQFSFQIPRPLRENYVKHVKKRPKLASPSDEANIITSKPLQPVEANPISWAAPPTHEGQASEQVSHAADPFGSVEAELTRKRKAESSPGEVNASDELKPKIEDAQNGDTSTA
- the LOC100832702 gene encoding methyl-CpG-binding domain-containing protein 2 isoform X2 produces the protein MDSSKSTQALKKSQTMLSGTDGHQFDNDEFTSEGALDKMVVSKSETSDKGQDEFGENHSPSLQQSTPSNTPNRGSPCIGAFTIQCAKCFKWRLVPTKEKYEEIREHIIQEPFECERAREWKPDVTCDDPEDISQDGSRLWAIDKPNIARAPNGWERQIRIRGEGGTKFADVYYTSPSGRKLRSQVEVDKYLKENPEYGEKGVKSTQFSFQIPRPLRENYVKHVKKRPKLASPSDEANIITSKPLQPVEANPISWAAPPTHEGQASEQVSHAADPFGSVEAELTRKRKAESSPGEVNASDELKPKIEDAQNGDTSTA
- the LOC100832702 gene encoding methyl-CpG-binding domain-containing protein 2 isoform X1, which gives rise to MDSSKSTQALKKSQTMLSGTDGHQFDNDEFTSEGALDKMVVSKSETSDKGQDEFGENHSPSLQQSTPSNTPNRGSPCIGAFTIQCAKCFKWRLVPTKEKYEEIREHIIQEPFECERAREWKPDVTCDDPEDISQDGSRLWAIDKPNIARAPNGWERQIRIRGEGGTKFADVHYLRFRYYTSPSGRKLRSQVEVDKYLKENPEYGEKGVKSTQFSFQIPRPLRENYVKHVKKRPKLASPSDEANIITSKPLQPVEANPISWAAPPTHEGQASEQVSHAADPFGSVEAELTRKRKAESSPGEVNASDELKPKIEDAQNGDTSTA